TCCAGGTGGAACAAACAAATTCTTGGAGGTGGTCAACAAACGCTAGTTTCGATACCTACACACTCGCCAGTCAGTTGTTAATGACGCACTTCTCCAGCGAGTTTGGTTTCTGCAGATATGATTCCATCCATTGAGTTGGTAAAATGTGTCTGACAGTCAATACTTAGTGTATTGCAAAGAAACATTTGCAATCTGTTTTAAACACCCCCCCAAACACATTTACAATTTTAAAGAGTACACTCAATCCTAATCCTTCATAGCTGACAGTATCCCACTGCTTGTAATCACGCCAGTCCCTGTGTTTGCAGATTCCTTTTCCCTAAGTGTTTCGTCAGGAATGGTTATTTATTCCAGTACATCAAGTAATgcaatcaattaaaaataaataaagatgacaTCCCCTTAACAGTTGGACTTTTCTGAGGGTTCATTTGTAGATGTGTTGCTTGGTAAACCAAAATGTTTTCTATTAACAAGTAGTCTATGGGTAATGTTTTACTTTAACTCTGTAGTGTATGCATTCTATTCATGTTAATAACCAAGCCATTGTGCACAGAAATAAGGTTATCTGTggagtaatatatattttatttgtttccctCTTAGGTCAAAAATCTGTAGTTTCGACAAGCTCTTCGCCAGCTGTGCTGTCTTCTGCTAAGCGAGAAAGCCCTGCTGTGGCAACGGCTAAGCGAGAAAGCCCTGCTGTGGCAACGGCTAAGCGAGAAAGCGAAAGCCCTGCTGTGGCAACGGCTAAGCGAGAAAGCGAAAGCCCTGCTGTGGCAACGGCTAAGCGAGAAAGCGAAAGCCCTGCTGTGGCAACGGCTAAGCGAGAAAGCCCTGCTGTGGCAACGGCTAAGCGAGAAAGCCCTGCTGTTCCCCGTGCTATATACGGTTTCACCCCCGAGAAGATAGTTCGAGTGCATCTCACACAACTGGACCCCTCTTTATACAGTTTGAATTCTTCATTATTTCTTTCTTCAAAAGAGACGCAGAGAGCCTCAGTCAATCATAGCGCTGCACTGTCATCCCGTCTTTCCCCATCCCCTGAGAAACATCAGCAGAGCCATGATGACGTCCCTCCTCCCAAGCAACGGAACCGCTCCGCTCATACTCCAAAAGTGAATAGGCGGCAGAGGGGGAAGGGTAAACAAACCGGTCATCAAAGTAACTCTGATACTCCACCTGACCAGTGCAAAACCAACTTCTTGGATGTCAGTCCAATTGTTCACAAATACGAAGTGGTCTCTTATCAGGGTGTTCCTACGAAGGAAAGTAATGATGGTCCTCTTAAAGAAAGTCCTTCAGACCAGATAAAAACCAGAACTGACAAATCAAGAAAGTCCTTATCTTCAGTGGATGTTTCCAAGGTCACCAAAGCCAGAAAAAGCCTTGATGCTTCTTCTAAACCTTCCAGTGCTAATACAGACCAACCAACTGGAGAGCGGTCTGGTAGAGCCAGCAAAGGGGTTGGAGAGCAGGGTTCTGAATTGGAGGCAACTGTGGCACCTATGAGGCCTCTCCTCACGCTTAAACTGAAAAGACTAAGAGACAGTCAAGTTCCCAAAGTCAAATGGAAACTACGAGCTGGAAATAGGGAAGGAAGTGAGCTAGAAGATGAAGACACTGAGAAAGGTATACTTGAAGTTGATGGCAAGGAAAAGGTCAAAGAACAGAGACTACTGACTGAAGAAAAGTTTGTGCTTGACAGTAGGCTTTCTTCTGCATCGAGCACGGAAGCTTTATCTAAAAAGGAAGAAACCACTGATCAGACCATGCAGAATAGTCAAGATCAGACCAAAACGTCAACTGTTGAAGTAGACAAAGCATCAAACCATGAAGAAAACTGCCTTTCTGAGGAGAAACCTTTAGAAAATATTGTGTCTGGGTCTCTGCTGACAGGTGAGGAAGCTCTCCAAGAAACTGTAGAGAACCAACTGGCTCAGGGTTTAGCACCAGTAAATGAACTCGCTGATCTGGGGGATGCCTCTCCTGCCTTGTCAGAGTCTCCTCGAAAAAGGCTGAAAGTTTTTCGAAGGGGGGAGAGAGCTAAGCCCACTTATTCTTGGAAATCTGAGCGCACTGCCACTCAGAGACTAATAGCCAAGGTGAAGGAAGCACAGAGCAAAGCTCAGCCAAATCTTCAAGCTCAGTCTTCCAAAATGATTACCACCAGAAGTGGTGGCTTCGTCAAGCCCACAGTCAGTTTGCGCCCTTCCCGTGTGATAAAAATGCCTCGTAGATTCATGGACGATGAGCAACCAACTCTTGTCACCGAAATCCAGGCTAAGAAGGCTCCGTCTGAGCCAATTATTACCATGGCTGAGCTGGAGCAACAGGTGCTTTCTGATACTCTCCTTACCCCTTCGGACCCTCGTTTCAATCTTTTTAATGAAGATGATCACCTCAACTTGCTACCTCCAATGTCTCcccatacagactccacacagactGCTTCCTCTCAATCTTCCTCTGCTTCATCACCGGCTATACAGTCGGTTCCATTGGCTCCTCCTGAAAACATACGCAAAAATATCCTTCGGGCTCCAACTTTTTGTTGGAATTCCTTCAGTACTTCGCCTCCGGAGTCCCATGAAACACAATGTTCCACTCAACCACTTTTCCGACTGCCTTCTCCTGCCTCTCCCGATGAGCCCTTGCAGCCAAGTTCTCCTGCATCTGCACCATCTTCACCTCTTCCTTCCGACCTCCCTCCCAAGCCGGAGTCTGCCAAACGCTCTCCACTTCTCCGTGCTCCTCAATTCACTCCTAGTGAAGCCCACTTGAAAATTTACGAGGCTGTCTCCCTTCAGGACAATGAAGCCAAAACGGCTCCCTCTGCCGGTACTCACAGGATAAATCCGACAGACAACAGTTCAATTACTGTAGTCACTGCTTCTTTACCAGAGGTACTGCTGACACCTTCAGTTAAACATGGTGATTTGCAGCCTTTAGGAAGAAGGGCGAACCACTTGACTTTACCTCTGTTTGTTGACCCTGTTTCGGAGAACTTAGAAGCCCGTTGCAACTCATCTGAAGTAACTTTAACAATCCCAGAACAAACTGAAATGCTTCCTGAGCCAGATGAGACACTGAGCTTGAAATCTGAGAGCCCATCCAGTGATCTAGAGCTAAATACGGAATTTGATGTACAGAAAAGACCTCTGAAGATTGAACCCATGACTGTTTGTAGTGGTGACGTTCCTGAAGTGTTGAGTAAAGTTTCTGTCAAATCAAGATCACCATCTCCGGTGCAGTTGCCGTCACATGAAGACGGCTCCTCTTTCCCACCAAATGAACTTACGCTCTCCGGAACAGACAAGAAAGTCATCAGCCTGCTAGAAAAAGCCAAAATACAACTATTTAAGATTGATAAGCAGAAGAGTGTTGACCTGGTAAGGGTTACTGTTTTGTATGTCCTTAAATGAAAGAATTTGAGACCTTAGTACTTTGGCAGCACCTTTGCTTTTTCAGAATCTTGTCCCCCTGGGTGTAGGATAGAATTTTTGAGCACTTTTGTGGTCATGGTGGTAGCCCTGAACCAGCTAGAAAATGTCCGACGCGCATCTAGTATGCAAAATGCAACGCGTTTCGGTGCCCAGTGAATAAGTATCTATTTCGAAATGCAAAGCAGGATATATATTGGATGTGGGTCACCTGTTTTTCTAGCTGGTTCAGTACCACCATAAGCTCCAAAGTGCTCAAAACCCATGAAAAATTGTATTCTGCACCTAGGACATGGGGACAAAATACCCAAGAGACACATTACTGTCTTACTAAAGCACTTGAAGTATCCTAAATATTAGCACGTTTGTATAATCTATTGGGCTATACTGGATGTTGTGGGTAGTGCTGACTTGATAACACTTTTAGGTATATTTTTGCTTGTTCTAAAATGAAAGAAACaaggtttttagttttttttttttcttcccgtTTTTGAGGTGTTTGAGGTGCAAGTACcaaagtatttcaggagatgagtttGTTGTTGTGACaggacatggctgcatgtgacaggggcagtgacatgatatgagggggggagtggaggcagcaggaagccacagactgagagttatatagtggaaggagcagggtccccagcagcacagagtatatcaggagatgagtgatgtgttagtgaggacagggctgcatgtgacaggggcagtgacatgatatgaggaggggaatggagctAAGTTAGCAACCACAGTCCCCAAGTAAGACAGGAAGACTGTGTTGTCACACACCTCTCTCTATAatcaaagttcatacatccagtataatttattttcatctCTCCTGTTTGTAGTCATTTTCGGGTGCTCATACTTTTTTGCAGGATGcaggtgttgactcctctgctgAAAATGGCTCCAGGTCTCCAGGCGTGCAGGTAATGAATGCTTTGGAACGCAGAGTGGGCCCATACAATTCTCCTCATTTTACACAGCCGTTtaacttaatttttatttttatttttgtatttaagggGCAGGATTCACCCCTGCAGGGACCACGAATTAAACATGTGTGCCGGCATCCTGCTGTTGCCCTCGGACAGCCACGTGCCATGATCCCAGAGGACATCCCTAGGCTCAGCGCCTTGCCCCTGCGTGAGAGAGAGGCGACTGTTCCCGCAGCAGCACCTGAGGAAGGTGATTGACCTCACTTTGTTCTCAGGAAAAACTGTTGCAGACGAATAGTTTTTTGTGCACAGAATAATAAGCATGGTGTATTATCCTACGTGAAATCTTATACCCATATTTCCTGGTTCCCAGACTCCTCTACCTCTGAGCCCGAGACCACCACCGTAGTGAGACAGAGGCCGGTGAGGCAGccgccaccaccaccacctcgTAGAACGAGACCGGTGTCCAGGGCGAAACTGCGCATGACCAGATGCGGCGAATGCAAAGGCTGCTCAGTGATGGAGGATTGCGGCAAGTGTGTAAACTGCAAGGACAAAACCAAGTTTGGAGGACCCAACACCAAAAAGCAATGCTGCGTGTGAGTGGTTTTCAGTTCTTTGCCGGTCTCTTGAGAGGACTCAGTCTTACTAGTTACAGAGGAAGATAAACTGTAATCATCCCGTTATGTTAGACGCTACTCTTTGGGATTTTAAAGTCTTTCCTACATAGCAAGTTGCTGACTTGCGGCAATAAATCTACTGCTCTTTTAGCAACAATCATTCTCCCTCGTACATTCAGCATCGTATCAACCAATTTGACAGAGATCATAATCGCCAAGTTTATTTCTGTATCTTTATTATTTTTGAGTATAACGTTACAAACATTACAGCCTATTTACTGTCTGTGAAACAAACACCCGAATccaacacacaaacatacattgcATATTGGAAATTAAAATTGACCTTTATTATTAAATTTGCAATAGAACTGGTTGCATAATAACATGACACAACACTACATGGCTACAGGCTTTTCTGCCAGCGTACACTAATCTTTCATGCCCTGTTGTTTCATTGACCAATTTTgatccaatataaaatgtattttaacataaattgatttatttcaCTAGAAGTTACACAGCTTCTAGAGTCGGTGCCGTCTTTGGAGAGCCCTTGGACGCAGGCTAAACCCATTTATGGTCAGAAATCAAAACTGATCCCaaactaataaaatattaatatttcaaGTAGCATTAAAAAATGGAATTAGTGGTCTTCAAAGTATGTAAACATGTCACCTTTAGCCTTGTAAAGTGCCAGGCGTACCTGTCTTCATCCTCTTGCTGTTTTGGCATATCTTGGAGAAATTCTGCATTACAGGACTGTACCACCACCCCCCTCCCTTTTCTTCTCCAGCACTCACCTGTCTGTCTCTCCAGGTACCGGCGATGTGAACGGATTGAAGCCCGCAGGCAGCAGAGGTTGTCACAGAAAGGTGAGCGGACTTCCCTGGTAATCTTGTAGATGCACCTCCAAACCACAAGGGTACAGCTTTGTCTATGGGCATCAGACTTGCACCTTTTTGTTTTTTGAGGAATAAACCCATAATCTACACAATATTGAACACAGGATGTTGCTCTGAAACAGACGCATATGTGACTAAGTTTAAGAACATAAATCTTTGCAGGTAGTTCCATCACATCCTGCTACAAACACCATGTTAAGTCACCACATCTACATTTTTTTATCTGTTATCCCGAAACAGGACGAAAAGTGATTCGACACCTTCCTCCTGCGCGGGAAAGTCCCTGCGAGTCAGACGAATCTTTTCCAGATATTGGTCGAAATGAAGACACAGAAGTCTCTGACCGCCTAGAGTCTGGCCAGATGTCCCAGCGAAAATCCTCTCGCCGCTGTGTCAGGCAGCGCCCGTGTTACGGCCTCTTCCCCGATTCCGAGGATTCAGACTATGACCCGAGCCCCAGTGTCCCTCGCCGGAAACCAAGGCGGGAGTCTGGTAAGAGCGATGTAGCCGTATCTTCTGTAGATGTTTGACCCCTCTGCTTCGTCCGTCTTTGAAACTGGAGCTGGCAGTAGCTAACTTGCTCTTTATGTTCTACACTTGGCCATTGGTGATGTGATTTGTACCAGGGGAAAAAACCCCTTTTATTCTTGTCACAGATTTACTTCCCCAGGACTCGGAGGAGCAGAGTAAACCCCGAAGGACTCCGCAGCAGACAGTGATCCTCCGTGCCAGGTCTGGGCCAGAGCAGGTGAGTCGGTGGAAGCGGAGAAAGTCTTGTCGTTTCTCTCTGTCCTGCCGTGACCTCAGTCCTTTCTCCGTCTCTTTGTGTCTTAGGACTCCATGTTGAATGGTTCATCCACGAAGATAAAATCTTCTGACGGAACCCATCGGTTGCGTGTGGATTTCAAGGTGAGCCTTCTCCAAGGTCGTACTTTGGGTCTATCCGGTATATTCTCGCAGTTGGAACTTAGGTGGTTTCCTCTGCACCTTTCTCCAGTGTTTCGATGTTCCTTGTAGAATTAATATCTGGTCTTCTACAATTCTTTCAGGAGGACTGTGATCTGCAGAACGTGTGGCTGATGGGCGGACTCAGCATCCTGACGTCTGTTCCGATAACACCGACGCACCTGTGCCTGTTGTGCGCCAGTCACGGCCATCATCAGGTAAAGCGCCAGCCCCTCGGACAGATAGAAGTTTGGTTTCTCCTGTTACAGACCCCCTCTCACTGTTCATGTGTCTCCAGTTCCTGTACTGTCAGGTGTGCTGTGAGCCCTTCCACACGTTCTGCCTGGAGGAGTCTGACCGGCCTCTACCTGAGCAGGAGGACAGCTGGTGCTGCCAACGATGCAAGTTCTGCAACGTGTGCGGGCGCAAAGGGAAGGTCAAGAAGGTACTTAATCCCCTTTCCTGTATCTTATACTGAAATATCAACGTGAAATTGTTTCAGTCTCTAGAAAATCAAATGTAGTGGGAAAAACTTCTCATTTAACTCAAACTAGCAAAAGTGGATTTGGTTTAAgattaaattattgttttatttcattgtCTCAAAACAACAATAAATTGAAGAGAGAGAAGGTAATCCATAATGGGCACGAAAGTAACTGAACCTTTAGCGTCAAAACATGTTAGATTGCGTTAAATAAATTGtgaggtttttgttttgttctttaaatatatttatcctCGCTCTGATGTCTATCGTCTGTCTGCTGCTTAATCTAATGGACATATCCGTTCTcttctagcttttatttaatcTGGTAACTTGTTTCTTTTGTCTTCTTATCATCCAAGCCTTTGCTGGAGTGTGAACTTTGTAAGACAAACTATCACATTAACTGTCTGGGACCAAATTATCCCGTCAAACCGCCGCGCAGCAGGAAAGGTTGGGTAAGTGGCGTCTGTTGCCCCGGGGCCATGTTTTGTGATGTAAAAACTTTTCGTACCGAGGTTGTAAGTTTACTTAGTTTAGCAAAAGATTGAAAACAACCCCCCAAAGGGCGACTGTTGAGATAACTGAGTACTTAACGATGGCTTTATTGCAACAaaattaaaagttattttttatccaatttgtgtcccatgGGTGCTCGCCTTAGTGGTGCTGGTGGTGGTCTTGCTGGCTCCACCCTAGCGGGTGGGAGTAATGTCACTGATTCCGACTGAATTAATAGAGAATCAGAATTGCACTCAGTGTCAGTAGCAGTAAATAATCACTTTTTAAATGTAACCCCTATGTCTTTTTACTTTATCGGTACTGATTTAATGATCTTCCCCACTGTGGCTGAAACTAAGAACTGTTTATCATTCAATAGAGCAGGCCTGGCCGACCTGTGGATCTCcaagtgttgtaaaactacaagtccctgcatgccTTGCCATTTATGTGCTGGATATccgctggcagagcatgctgggtcttgtagtttcacgatGCCTGCCATTAAGATTAATTGAAAGCCGAATCGAAGGCAGATTAGCAGTAACTGAGCCTCTTCCTCAAGGGATTGTTCAGACCTTGCTCCCTACGTTTGACCCTATATTATATGATTAACACCTGCCTTTGGGCTCTTAGTGATTTGCAGGAAATTTAATTGCAGCTTTTGcttagtttttgtttgtttctctgcAATTGGTGCGTTGTTTTAAGATGGCTCTTGTGCATTGTAGCTGTGCTCGTCCTGTGTTCGCTGCAAAAGCTGCGGAGCGTGTCCCGCTGTGGACGCCGATATGGAGTTAACGGAAGGTGGAAACCTGTGCACGGAATGTTTCGGTCTGTACAATAAAGGTGAGGTTCTTTCTGTGGCTGCGTCTTGCCTTTGCCGTGTCCTTTGTTGAATGCTAAGTGCCCCTCTTCTTTCTTCCCAGGGAACTTCTGTCCCATCTGCAGCCGTTGCTATGAAGAAAACGACTACGAGAGCAAAATGATCCTGTGTGTTAAATGCGATAAGTGGGTGCACTCGAAGTGCGAGGGGCTTTCTGGTGAGTGTGTAGTCCGACTGGGTCCTTTTGGGCTTACTTTTGCTACATCATACAACCTCACTAACACTCGACTTTTCTGCAGACGAGGGATATGAGATCCTGTCCAACTTGCCCGAAAGTGTGGTGTACACTTGTCCCCCGTGTCTAGGCAGCAGCGGTGCAATATGGAGAGAGGCCATGCTCTCGGAGCTGACTGCCGGTCTTCACGAGATCCTGCAAGGACTCATGACCTCCAAACTTGC
Above is a genomic segment from Mixophyes fleayi isolate aMixFle1 chromosome 11, aMixFle1.hap1, whole genome shotgun sequence containing:
- the KMT2B gene encoding histone-lysine N-methyltransferase 2B isoform X4 — its product is MAAAASAGPGASGSVRGRFPGRPWVGRSGNRADRARVPFHTVEKGADPADPAQLRILGLHLNMKRLAGACGRESDSTEEEFVGFSDNPTAKSPLRLALRSNKGQKSVVSTSSSPAVLSSAKRESPAVATAKRESPAVATAKRESESPAVATAKRESESPAVATAKRESESPAVATAKRESPAVATAKRESPAVPRAIYGFTPEKIVRVHLTQLDPSLYSLNSSLFLSSKETQRASVNHSAALSSRLSPSPEKHQQSHDDVPPPKQRNRSAHTPKVNRRQRGKGKQTGHQSNSDTPPDQCKTNFLDVSPIVHKYEVVSYQGVPTKESNDGPLKESPSDQIKTRTDKSRKSLSSVDVSKVTKARKSLDASSKPSSANTDQPTGERSGRASKGVGEQGSELEATVAPMRPLLTLKLKRLRDSQVPKVKWKLRAGNREGSELEDEDTEKGILEVDGKEKVKEQRLLTEEKFVLDSRLSSASSTEALSKKEETTDQTMQNSQDQTKTSTVEVDKASNHEENCLSEEKPLENIVSGSLLTGEEALQETVENQLAQGLAPVNELADLGDASPALSESPRKRLKVFRRGERAKPTYSWKSERTATQRLIAKVKEAQSKAQPNLQAQSSKMITTRSGGFVKPTVSLRPSRVIKMPRRFMDDEQPTLVTEIQAKKAPSEPIITMAELEQQVLSDTLLTPSDPRFNLFNEDDHLNLLPPMSPHTDSTQTASSQSSSASSPAIQSVPLAPPENIRKNILRAPTFCWNSFSTSPPESHETQCSTQPLFRLPSPASPDEPLQPSSPASAPSSPLPSDLPPKPESAKRSPLLRAPQFTPSEAHLKIYEAVSLQDNEAKTAPSAGTHRINPTDNSSITVVTASLPEVLLTPSVKHGDLQPLGRRANHLTLPLFVDPVSENLEARCNSSEVTLTIPEQTEMLPEPDETLSLKSESPSSDLELNTEFDVQKRPLKIEPMTVCSGDVPEVLSKVSVKSRSPSPVQLPSHEDGSSFPPNELTLSGTDKKVISLLEKAKIQLFKIDKQKSVDLDAGVDSSAENGSRSPGVQGQDSPLQGPRIKHVCRHPAVALGQPRAMIPEDIPRLSALPLREREATVPAAAPEEDSSTSEPETTTVVRQRPVRQPPPPPPRRTRPVSRAKLRMTRCGECKGCSVMEDCGKCVNCKDKTKFGGPNTKKQCCVYRRCERIEARRQQRLSQKGRKVIRHLPPARESPCESDESFPDIGRNEDTEVSDRLESGQMSQRKSSRRCVRQRPCYGLFPDSEDSDYDPSPSVPRRKPRRESDLLPQDSEEQSKPRRTPQQTVILRARSGPEQDSMLNGSSTKIKSSDGTHRLRVDFKEDCDLQNVWLMGGLSILTSVPITPTHLCLLCASHGHHQFLYCQVCCEPFHTFCLEESDRPLPEQEDSWCCQRCKFCNVCGRKGKVKKPLLECELCKTNYHINCLGPNYPVKPPRSRKGWLCSSCVRCKSCGACPAVDADMELTEGGNLCTECFGLYNKGNFCPICSRCYEENDYESKMILCVKCDKWVHSKCEGLSDEGYEILSNLPESVVYTCPPCLGSSGAIWREAMLSELTAGLHEILQGLMTSKLAAPLLHCAQCACGDNQGKYHLSPCDLESLGQLLEEGYYSSIATFNDNMVWIIQNNIESGELDVHGEAVKSLYIKFMEKCFSWFNVQDSKYWEKKQKSVSNGLLPHAVVPPYADHTYAHWREREDSSKSSNGDAPQLAPPQKVKKEAEAESDREAVRDTRQCALCLKYGDDEPKDAGRLLYIGQNEWTHINCAIWSAEVFEENDGSLKNVHAAVARGRQMRCEHCLKIGATVGCCLSTCLSNFHFMCARASHCSFQDDKKMFCQKHTNLLDGTTVAPDAFDVLRRVYVDFEGISFRRKFLQGLEPETVNMMIGSMKIDSLGMLTDLSVSEGKIYPVGYQCSRLYWSTLDARRRCWYKCRVVEHHPKEGDIPHEGEDGVGENLTIIHSPGLVPVQQPRFSPPAPEPASLARPPPPPEPIPNATHRSFVGARIKAPNYSPSRRPLGGSSRPLPSPGSPSSSPLSHHILTVSDPEVTPLRRTRRPPAPNPRVTLQSSARLPRDPTSPTPSNMSYPLSRCSSAENETLQLLCGISDMEVVSLDSGLTAGPLQCGAQLVVGTDVPVDESEGGSSSEEEAGEDYYGLTRTVVSHEPFSPLLSTATSGHIEQLDGIHDSTDSEDTSQSHHRPLGSGKTPSHLPSDIVEFVLKNAGSSGTALPTQQQPVSSSTATTSSSAQNGDTAPTLSNGTDCVTYQTSQGPPPLRDPPQLQRVCRPLIPMPPNGPFCAPDTPSVNKPGSKFILLNKATGQMVIKMQSGSSDVVGHLPSGQDTLKLDPVPIMRAPLVRPNKVAPKVVKAPIPCLPQTSTALLPTPSPSPTQSLGTVFLQTTPSAPQSWTFRVLPMLNLVQGTGQLTLGTQAVMAPTITGIPQTCLVQGLPMNTGLLSVASTPLHQQPQVQQPQLPVQVQQPQLPVQVQRPLIQPAPPKAVHVPPVPIKRPCATAVSGSRNKKPKLETTDKLEFLDPHKLTQSVTLNFNSASDTLINTRPKRARIKTPMVQEVLDLDSMDEDEQSMDSGLHLDLTVDVKTEDPPLETAKESPFSESPPDFSPNFDDFEDPFLEEKENLLPRKGSPYLRFEIISEDGFYTQSDSAEGAWKTVVEKVQEARGVGRLRHLSFSGLSGARMLGVQHDAVLFLLEQLVGAERCRGYKFLFHPQEVDEEELAVNSSGCARSQCYARKCTFDMFNFLASQHRTLPEICLYEEEEEEVQLKSTRRATSLDLPMAMRFRHLKKTSKEAVGVYRSAIHGRGLFCKRNIDAGEMVIEYSGIVIRSVLTDKREKYYDSKGIGCYMFRIDDFDVVDATMHGNAARFINHSCEPNCYSRVIHVEGQKHIVIFALRSIYRGEELTYDYKFPIEDANNKLPCNCGAKKCRRFLN
- the KMT2B gene encoding histone-lysine N-methyltransferase 2B isoform X2, yielding MAAAASAGPGASGSVRGRFPGRPWVGRSGNRADRARVPFHTVEKGADPADPAQLRILGLHLNMKRLAGACGRESDSTEEEFVGFSDNPTAKSPLRLALRSNKGQKSVVSTSSSPAVLSSAKRESPAVATAKRESPAVATAKRESESPAVATAKRESESPAVATAKRESESPAVATAKRESPAVATAKRESPAVPRAIYGFTPEKIVRVHLTQLDPSLYSLNSSLFLSSKETQRASVNHSAALSSRLSPSPEKHQQSHDDVPPPKQRNRSAHTPKVNRRQRGKGKQTGHQSNSDTPPDQCKTNFLDVSPIVHKYEVVSYQGVPTKESNDGPLKESPSDQIKTRTDKSRKSLSSVDVSKVTKARKSLDASSKPSSANTDQPTGERSGRASKGVGEQGSELEATVAPMRPLLTLKLKRLRDSQVPKVKWKLRAGNREGSELEDEDTEKGILEVDGKEKVKEQRLLTEEKFVLDSRLSSASSTEALSKKEETTDQTMQNSQDQTKTSTVEVDKASNHEENCLSEEKPLENIVSGSLLTGEEALQETVENQLAQGLAPVNELADLGDASPALSESPRKRLKVFRRGERAKPTYSWKSERTATQRLIAKVKEAQSKAQPNLQAQSSKMITTRSGGFVKPTVSLRPSRVIKMPRRFMDDEQPTLVTEIQAKKAPSEPIITMAELEQQVLSDTLLTPSDPRFNLFNEDDHLNLLPPMSPHTDSTQTASSQSSSASSPAIQSVPLAPPENIRKNILRAPTFCWNSFSTSPPESHETQCSTQPLFRLPSPASPDEPLQPSSPASAPSSPLPSDLPPKPESAKRSPLLRAPQFTPSEAHLKIYEAVSLQDNEAKTAPSAGTHRINPTDNSSITVVTASLPEVLLTPSVKHGDLQPLGRRANHLTLPLFVDPVSENLEARCNSSEVTLTIPEQTEMLPEPDETLSLKSESPSSDLELNTEFDVQKRPLKIEPMTVCSGDVPEVLSKVSVKSRSPSPVQLPSHEDGSSFPPNELTLSGTDKKVISLLEKAKIQLFKIDKQKSVDLDAGVDSSAENGSRSPGVQGQDSPLQGPRIKHVCRHPAVALGQPRAMIPEDIPRLSALPLREREATVPAAAPEEDSSTSEPETTTVVRQRPVRQPPPPPPRRTRPVSRAKLRMTRCGECKGCSVMEDCGKCVNCKDKTKFGGPNTKKQCCVYRRCERIEARRQQRLSQKGRKVIRHLPPARESPCESDESFPDIGRNEDTEVSDRLESGQMSQRKSSRRCVRQRPCYGLFPDSEDSDYDPSPSVPRRKPRRESDLLPQDSEEQSKPRRTPQQTVILRARSGPEQDSMLNGSSTKIKSSDGTHRLRVDFKEDCDLQNVWLMGGLSILTSVPITPTHLCLLCASHGHHQFLYCQVCCEPFHTFCLEESDRPLPEQEDSWCCQRCKFCNVCGRKGKVKKPLLECELCKTNYHINCLGPNYPVKPPRSRKGWLCSSCVRCKSCGACPAVDADMELTEGGNLCTECFGLYNKGNFCPICSRCYEENDYESKMILCVKCDKWVHSKCEGLSDEGYEILSNLPESVVYTCPPCLGSSGAIWREAMLSELTAGLHEILQGLMTSKLAAPLLHCAQCACGDNQGKYHLSPCDLESLGQLLEEGYYSSIATFNDNMVWIIQNNIESGELDVHGEAVKSLYIKFMEKCFSWFNVQDSKYWEKKQKSVSNGLLPHAVVPPYADHTYAHWREREDSSKSSNGDAPQLAPPQKVKKEAEAESDREAVRDTRQCALCLKYGDDEPKDAGRLLYIGQNEWTHINCAIWSAEVFEENDGSLKNVHAAVARGRQMRCEHCLKIGATVGCCLSTCLSNFHFMCARASHCSFQDDKKMFCQKHTNLLDGTTVAPDAFDVLRRVYVDFEGISFRRKFLQGLEPETVNMMIGSMKIDSLGMLTDLSVSEGKIYPVGYQCSRLYWSTLDARRRCWYKCRVVEHHPKEGDIPHEGEDGVGENLTIIHSPGLVPVQQPRFSPPAPEPASLARPPPPPEPIPNATHRSFVGARIKAPNYSPSRRPLGGSSRPLPSPGSPSSSPLSHHILTVSDPEVTPLRRTRRPPAPNPRVTLQSSARLPRDPTSPTPSNMSYPLSRCSSAENETLQLLCGISDMEVVSLDSGLTAGPLQCGAQLVVGTDVPVDESEGGSSSEEEAGEDYYGLTRTVVSHEPFSPLLSTATSGHIEQLDGIHDSTDSEDTSQSHHRPLGSGKTPSHLPSDIVEFVLKNAGSSGTALPTQQQPVSSSTATTSSSAQNGDTAPTLSNGTDCVTYQTSQGPPPLRDPPQLQRVCRPLIPMPPNGPFCAPDTPSVNKPGSKFILLNKATGQMVIKMQSGSSDVVGHLPSGQDTLKLDPVPIMRAPLVRPNKVAPKVVKAPIPCLPQTSTALLPTPSPSPTQSLGTVFLQTTPSAPQSWTFRVLPMLNLVQGTGQLTLGTQAVMAPTITGIPQTCLVQGLPMNTGLLSVASTPLHQQPQVQQPQLPVQVQQPQLPVQVQRPLIQPAPPKAVHVPPVPIKRPCATAVSGSRNKKPKLETTDKLEFLDPHKLTQSVTLNFNSASDTLINTRPKRARIKTPMVQEVLDLDSMDEDEQSMDSGLHLDLTVDVKTEDPPLETAKESPFSESPPVSIFADFSPNFDDFEDPFLEEKENLLPRKGSPYLRFEIISEDGFYTQSDSAEGAWKTVVEKVQEARGVGRLRHLSFSGLSGARMLGVQHDAVLFLLEQLVGAERCRGYKFLFHPQEVDEEELAVNSSGCARSQCYARKCTFDMFNFLASQHRTLPEICLYEEEEEEVQLKSTRRATSLDLPMAMRFRHLKKTSKEAVGVYRSAIHGRGLFCKRNIDAGEMVIEYSGIVIRSVLTDKREKYYDSKGIGCYMFRIDDFDVVDATMHGNAARFINHSCEPNCYSRVIHVEGQKHIVIFALRSIYRGEELTYDYKFPIEDANNKLPCNCGAKKCRRFLN